In Erigeron canadensis isolate Cc75 chromosome 1, C_canadensis_v1, whole genome shotgun sequence, a single window of DNA contains:
- the LOC122585315 gene encoding kinetochore protein SPC24 homolog yields the protein MERNNNITVYSDELVKIISDPQKDIDSLNYCLNTSRSLRSTSRSDLAALHSSLQDYQKKIDLCKQKTEDAKAEVALDAEIDMLQKELDEELHRATLLQEELRAITDQIKDLDEQQSSIEDRKQVLEKLEQDEMKSQMKLSMYASVTSIIPDLNGQSKISGYIVDKQKKVVEKFELDSQEMNDFDTCNAIWKMIT from the exons ATGGAgagaaataataatataactgtTTACAGCGATGAATTAGTGAAGATAATATCAGACCCGCAGAAAGACATTGATTCCTTGAATTACTGTCTTAATACTTCACGTTCTCTCCGTTCCACTTCCCGTTCAGATCTCGCTGCCCTTCATTCTTCTCTTCAAG ATTATCAAAAAAAGATAGACTTATGCAAGCAAAAAACGGAAGATGCAAAGGCCGAAGTTGCTTTAGATGCAGAGATTGATATGCTGCAGAAAGAGTTGGATGAAGAGCTTCATAGGGCGACTTTGTTACAAGAGGAGCTTAG AGCTATTACtgatcaaattaaagatcttgaTGAGCAACAAAGTTCGATTGAAGATAGAAAGCAGGTTCTGGAAAAACTTGAACAAGATGAAATGAAATCCCA AATGAAGCTCTCAATGTATGCATCTGTAACAAGCATCATTCCGGATTTGAATGGTCAATCCAAGATATCCGGAT ATATTGTTGATAAACAAAAGAAAGTGGTTGAAAAATTCGAGCTCGATTCTCAGGAGATGAATGATTTTGATACTTGTAATGCAATCTGGAAGATGATAACCTGA
- the LOC122586128 gene encoding phytochrome B-like, with protein MASGSRTSSKLHRHNYNNNNQKAQQPSSSTSNYNKVVDSVSKATAQFTVDARLHAVFEQSGGSGKSFDYSKSLQTTTQSSIPEQQITAYLSRIQRGGHIQPFGCMIAIDDSSFKVIAFSENARERLGLAPQSVPSIEKQEILTIGTDVKTLFTPTSSVLLERAFRAREITLLNPLWVHSKNSGKPFYAILHRIDVGIVIDLEPARTEDPALSIAGAVQSQKLAVRAISKLQALPGGDIKLLCDTVVQNVRELTGYDRVMVYKFHEDEHGEVVAECKRADLDPYIGLHYPATDIPQASRFLFRQNRVRMIVDCHTNPVRVIQDEALMQPLSLVGSTLRAPHGCHAQYMANMGSIASLAMAVIINGPDDENTGQRASMRLWGLVVCHHTSARCIPFPLRYACEFLMQAFGLQLNMELQLAAQMSEKHILRTQTLLCDMLLRDSPTGIVTQSPSIMDLIKCDGAALYNQGKYYPLGVTPTEAQIKDIIDWLTAVHLDSTGLSTDSLADAGYPGATALGDAVCGMAVAYITSKDILFWFRSNTAKEIKWGGAKHHPEDKDDGQRMHPRSSFNAFLEVVKSRSLPWENAEMDAIHSLQLILRDSFKDVDENNSKAVVNAHYEDMELQGMDELSSVAREMVRLIETATAPILAVDVEGRINGWNAKVAELTGLSVENAMGKSLVQDLVYKESEETVAKLLDRALRGEEDKNVEIKLKTFNSSMEETAVFVVVNACSSKDYTDNIVGVCFVGQDVTRQKVVMDKFIQIQGDYKAIVQNPSALIPPIFASDENTCCSEWNIAMEKLTGWTRAEILGKTLVGEIFGSVCRLKGPDSLTKFMIILHNAIGGQDTEKYPFSFFDKNGKYVQVLLTANKRMNVAGEVIGAFCFLQIASPELQQALKVQLQQEKKCHERMKELAYICHEIKNPLSGIRFANSLLEASDLTEDQKQLLETSAACEKQMFKIIKDVDKENIQEGSLEMEKHEFVLGNVINAVVSQVMLLLQHRGLQLIRDIPEEVKTLTIYGDQARMQQVLTDFLLNMARHSPSPGGWVELQVRPTLKQTSDGNVVHVAFRIMSPGEGLSPELVQDMFHSSEWSSEEGLGLSMCRKILTLMNGEVQYIRESERCYFFVVLEVPPH; from the exons atggcTTCAGGAAGCAGAACAAGCTCAAAACTTCATAGGcataattataataacaataaccaaAAAGCCCAacaaccatcatcatcaacttcaaACTACAACAAGGTAGTTGACTCAGTAAGCAAAGCAACTGCACAGTTTACAGTTGATGCAAGATTGCATGCTGTATTTGAACAATCTGGTGGCTCTGGTAAGTCTTTTGATTATTCAAAGTCACTTCAAACTACAACACAGTCATCAATTCCTGAACAACAAATAACTGCTTATTTGTCAAGAATTCAAAGAGGTGGTCACATTCAGCCATTTGGTTGCATGATTGCTATCGATGATTCGAGTTTTAAAGTCATTGCCTTTAGTGAGAATGCTAGAGAAAGATTAGGCTTAGCTCCCCAATCTGTACCAAGTATAGAAAAACAAGAAATCTTGACAATTGGAACAGATGTTAAGACCCTTTTCACCCCTACTAGTTCTGTGTTGCTAGAACGAGCTTTTCGGGCTAGAGAGATTACTTTACTGAACCCTCTTTGGGTTCATTCCAAGAATTCAGGGAAACCGTTTTATGCGATCTTGCATAGGATTGATGTAGGGATTGTGATTGATTTAGAGCCTGCTAGGACTGAAGATCCGGCTTTGTCTATTGCTGGGGCGGTTCAGTCTCAAAAGCTGGCTGTTCGGGCCATTTCAAAGTTGCAGGCTTTGCCAGGTGGAGATATTAAGCTTTTGTGTGATACTGTTGTGCAAAATGTGAGGGAACTTACGGGTTATGATCGGGTTATGGTGTATAAGTTTCATGAAGATGAGCATGGTGAAGTTGTAGCGGAATGCAAACGGGCTGATTTGGATCCATATATTGGTTTGCATTATCCGGCTACAGATATACCTCAAGCTTCAAGATTCTTGTTTAGGCAAAACCGTGTTAGAATGATTGTTGACTGTCATACGAATCCTGTTCGTGTGATCCAAGACGAGGCATTAATGCAACCATTGAGCTTGGTGGGTTCGACTCTTCGGGCCCCTCATGGTTGTCATGCTCAGTACATGGCCAACATGGGCTCTATAGCTTCATTAGCCATGGCAGTAATTATTAATGGACCAGATGATGAAAATACAGGACAAAGAGCTTCAATGAGACTTTGGGGTTTAGTTGTTTGTCATCATACATCGGCCCGTTGTATTCCTTTTCCTCTTCGTTACGCTTGTGAATTTTTGATGCAGGCGTTTGGGCTTCAATTAAATATGGAATTACAGTTAGCTGCTCAAATGTCGGAAAAACACATTTTAAGAACACAAACTTTATTATGTGATATGCTTCTTCGTGACTCACCAACGGGTATAGTGACTCAAAGCCCAAGTATCATGGATCTTATAAAATGTGATGGGGCTGCACTTTACAATCAAGGAAAGTACTACCCGCTAGGTGTAACCCCAACTGAAGCCCAAATCAAAGATATTATCGATTGGCTAACTGCAGTGCACCTTGATTCAACCGGTTTAAGCACTGATAGTTTAGCCGATGCAGGTTATCCAGGAGCCACAGCTCTGGGGGATGCAGTTTGTGGGATGGCAGTGGCTTACATTACATCTAAAGATATATTATTTTGGTTCAGATCAAATACTGCCAAAGAGATAAAATGGGGTGGTGCTAAACATCATCCGGAAGATAAAGATGATGGTCAAAGAATGCATCCGCGTTCTTCTTTTAATGCATTTTTGGAAGTGGTGAAAAGTAGGAGTTTGCCATGGGAGAATGCTGAAATGGATGCAATACATTCGTTACAGCTTATTTTGAGAGACTCATTTAAAGATGTTGATGAAAATAACTCAAAAGCTGTTGTTAATGCTCATTATGAAGATATGGAGTTGCAAGGTATGGATGAACTTAGCTCGGTTGCACGAGAAATGGTTAGGTTAATAGAGACTGCAACTGCTCCTATACTTGCAGTTGATGTTGAAGGTCGAATAAATGGATGGAATGCAAAGGTTGCAGAATTAACTGGTTTGTCAGTGGAGAATGCTATGGGGAAATCATTGGTTCAGGATCTTGTGTATAAAGAATCAGAAGAAACAGTTGCTAAACTTTTGGATCGTGCGTTAAGAG GTGAAGAAGATAAAAATGTGGAGATCAAGTTGAAGACATTCAATTCGTCAATGGAAGAAACCGCGGTTTTTGTAGTAGTCAATGCTTGTTCCAGCAAAGACTACACCGATAACATAGTAGGAGTTTGCTTTGTTGGCCAAGATGTCACCCGTCAAAAAGTTGTCATGGATAAATTTATTCAAATTCAAGGCGATTACAAGGCCATTGTTCAGAACCCAAGTGCTCTAATACCACCTATATTTGCTTCCGATGAGAACACATGTTGCTCAGAGTGGAACATTGCCATGGAGAAACTTACGGGCTGGACTCGAGCAGAAATCCTTGGTAAAACCTTGGTTGGGGAAATTTTTGGAAGTGTTTGTCGTCTAAAAGGTCCTGATTCTTTGACAAAATTCATGATCATTCTGCATAATGCAATCGGAGGCCAAGATACGGAAAAGTACCCCTTTTCATTCTTTGACAAAAATGGGAAATACGTTCAAGTTCTTTTAACAGCTAATAAGAGGATGAATGTGGCAGGAGAGGTTATTGGGGCCTTTTGTTTTTTGCAAATTGCAAGTCCGGAATTGCAACAAGCACTTAAAGTACAATTGCAACAAGAAAAGAAGTGTCATGAGAGAATGAAAGAATTGGCTTATATCTGTCATGAGATCAAAAATCCGTTAAGTGGCATTCGTTTTGCAAATTCTCTTTTGGAAGCATCAGATTTAACCGAAGATCAGAAGCAGTTGCTTGAAACTTCTGCAGCATGTGAGAAACAAATGTTCAAGATCATAAAAGATGTTGATAAGGAAAACATCCAAGAGGG TTCTTTAGAGATGGAGAAACATGAATTTGTACTTGGGAATGTAATCAATGCTGTGGTGAGCCAAGTAATGTTACTGCTGCAGCATAGAGGTCTACAACTGATCCGAGATATTCCAGAGGAAGTCAAAACATTGACCATTTACGGTGATCAAGCGAGGATGCAACAAGTGTTGACAGACTTCTTGTTGAATATGGCACGTCATTCGCCCTCACCAGGGGGTTGGGTGGAACTTCAAGTTCGCCCGACCTTGAAGCAAACTTCTGATGGAAATGTTGTACATGTTG
- the LOC122599709 gene encoding ATP-citrate synthase beta chain protein 2-like, giving the protein MATGQIFSRTTQSLFYNFKQLPIQRMLDFDFLCGRETPSVAGIINPGAEGFQKLFFGQEEIAIPVHSTIESACAAHPTADVFINFASYRSAAASSKIALQQPTIRVVAIIAEGVPESDTKELISYARSNNKVVIGPATVGGIQAGAFKIGDTAGTIDNIIQSKLYRPGSVGFVSKSGGMSNELYNTIARVTDGIYEGIAIGGDVFPGSTLSDHVLRFNNIPQIKMIVVLGELGGRDEYSLVEALKSGKINKPVCAWVSGTCARLFKSEVQFGHAGAKSGGEMESAQAKNQALKEAGAVVPTSYEAFETSIKETYEKLAEEGKITPVKEITPPQIPEDLNSAIKSGKVRAPTHIISTISDDRGEEPCYAGVPMSTIVEKGLGIGDVISLLWFKRSLPRYCTQFIEICVMLCADHGPCVSGAHNTIVTARAGKDLVSSLVSGLLTIGPRFGGAVDDAARYFKDAYDRKLSPYEFVESMKKKGIRVPGIGHRIKRGDNRDKRVELLQLFARTHFPSTKYMEYAVEVEAYTLSKANNLVMNVDGAIGTLFLDLLAGSGMFTKQEIDEIVAIGYLNGLFVLARSIGLIGHTFDQKRLKQPLYRHPWEDVLYTK; this is encoded by the exons ATGGCGACTGGACAAATATTCTCGCGTACAACACAATCATTGTTCTATAACTTCAAGCAATTACCCATTCAACGGATGCTTGATTTTGACTTCCTTTGCG GGAGGGAAACACCTTCAGTGGCTGGAATTATCAACCCTGGTGCCGAGGGATTTCAGAAACTATTTTTTGGCCAAGAGGAGATTGCCATACCAGTACATTCAAc CATTGAATCAGCTTGTGCTGCCCACCCTACTGCTGATGTATTCATAAACTTTGCATCATACAGAAG TGCTGCTGCTTCATCCAAGATTGCTCTACAACAACCAACTATTAGAGTTGTGGCGATTATAGCTGAGGGTGTTCCAGAATCAGACACCAAGGAGTTAATATCCTATGCAAGGTCAAACAACAAG GTTGTTATTGGGCCAGCCACGGTTGGTGGGATTCAAGCTGGAGCTTTCAAGATTGGTGATACTGCCGGAACAATCGATAATATTATACAAAGCAAACTGTACAGGCCTGGATCTGTTGGATTTGTGTCAAAATCT GGTGGCATGTCAAATGAATTATACAACACAATTGCTCGTGTAACTGATGGAATCTATGAAG GCATTGCTATCGGAGGTGATGTTTTTCCTGGTTCTACTCTATCGGATCATGTTTTGCGGTTCAACAACATTCCACAG ATAAAAATGATTGTTGTGCTCGGGGAACTTGGTGGTCGAGATGAATATTCCTTGGTTGAAGCACTAAAGTCAGGAAAAATCAATAAACCTGTATGTGCTTGGGTCAGTGGAACTTGTGCACGCCTCTTTAAGTCTGAAGTTCAATTTGGTCATGCG GGCGCCAAAAGTGGTGGTGAAATGGAGTCTGCACAAGCTAAAAATCAAGCACTCAAAGAGGCCGGGGCTGTGGTCCCCACTTCATATGAAGCATTTGAAACTTCGATCAAGGAAACTTATGAGAAATTG GCCGAGGAGGGCAAGATTACCCCTGTGAAGGAAATTACTCCTCCACAAATCCCTGAGGATCTTAACTCGGCAATCAAGAGTGGAAAAGTGCGAGCTCCTACTCATATTATTTCAACCATCTCTGATGATAGAG GTGAAGAGCCATGCTATGCGGGGGTGCCAATGTCCACAATTGTTGAGAAGGGATTGGGTATTGGTGACGTTATTTCTCTTTTGTGGTTTAAACGCAGTCTTCCCCGCTACTGCACACAATTTATTGAG ATTTGTGTCATGTTGTGTGCTGATCACGGCCCATGTGTCTCTGGTGCTCACAATACAATAGTCACTGCAAGAGCAGGAAAAGATCTTGTATCAAGTCTTGTATCGG GTTTGCTAACAATTGGTCCTCGTTTTGGTGGTGCTGTTGATGATGCTGCGCGATACTTCAAGGATGCTTATGACAGG AAACTTTCACCATATGAGTTTGTTGAAAGCATGAAAAAGAAGGGTATTCGTGTGCCAGGAATTGGACACAG GATCAAGAGAGGTGATAATAGAGATAAGAGAGTTGAGCTGCTACAATTGTTTGCTCGCACACATTTCCCTTCGACAAAATACATGGAATATGCAGTAGAAGTTGAGGCTTATACTCTCTCAAAGGCAAACAACTTAGTGATGAACGTCGATGGAGCAATTGGTACCCTGTTTCTGGATCTTCTTGCGGGTAGTGGAATGTTCACCAAGCAAGAAATTGATGAGATTGTGGCAATTGGGTATCTCAATGGGCTCTTTGTTTTGGCTCGTTCCATTGGTCTTATCgg GCAtacatttgaccaaaagagactGAAGCAGCCGCTATATAGGCACCCATGGGAAGATGTTCTTTAcacaaaatga